A region of Mugil cephalus isolate CIBA_MC_2020 chromosome 3, CIBA_Mcephalus_1.1, whole genome shotgun sequence DNA encodes the following proteins:
- the ric3a gene encoding protein RIC-3: MSITTCQKVTLISCSVLCVSLFLPRMLLPRGKKEMGQPEVGPGFYPSGMHQLSVPEDQEQWGVDPSYTVTHNVEAMVKVKGIGKGKKYNLMAQVIPIYGFGILLYILYIIYKLTCKGNTNKSRSYTSGTKTHMEPIKINDYELARLQERLIQTEKMMERIVSQKSHCSGSGRRRKSKTSTSKKEEKLLRQLRQITQLIQESRLEGASPEMEAEEVPYGADWEGYPEETFPDYDDHCNRSRFETIRLERPPNQPTAEALAESMVQEEEEVMARKLSIVQEEDEDEEGREEECEEEEEEEEEEEEEEEVEAVEEDTVPEEEDDEDEEVEAEKRLLLIPPSFQPAVERKPERVGLEVMKELQCHNGGKKQITFSDHKDVFHYPKEDTYEDEDEDEDEDEDEDEEEEEEEEEREDEVEEEDEGTEVEEEEVDEEDPVMEAESLQFGCAGNAEEEAEEEAEEDEEEHLLTSASVEGEGRIHAETPKEVSVSGLRMRNRRET; the protein is encoded by the exons ATGTCAATAACCACTTGCCAGAAGGTTACTCTTATATCATGTTCTGTTCTCTGCGTTTCGCTCTTCCTGCCCAGGATGCTGTTACCCAGAGGGAAAAAGGAGATGGGGCAGCCTGAGG TTGGACCAGGGTTCTACCCTTCAGGGATGCATCAGCTGTCGGTGCCAGAGGACCAAGAACAGTGGGGTGTAGACCCTTCATATACCGTGACACACAATGTTGAGGCCATGGTAAAAGTAAAAGGCATtggaaaaggcaaaaaataCAACCTGATGGCTCAAGTGATACCCATATATGGCTTTGGGATCCTTCTTTACATCCTTTATATCATCTATAAG CTGACATGTAAGGGGAATACTAATAAATCAAGGAGCTACACTAGTGGAACCAAAACACACATGGAACCTATAAAAA TAAATGATTATGAGCTTGCCAGGCTTCAGGAAAGGCtcatacaaacagaaaagatgatGGAGAGGATTGTTTCTCAGAAGAGCCATTGTTCTGGGAG TggcagaaggaggaagagtAAAACCTCAACGtcaaagaaggaggagaaattgTTAAGGCAGCTCAGACAGATCACACAGCTGATTCAAGAGAGCCGCTTGGAGGGAGCTTCCCCGGAgatggaggcggaggaggtCCCCTACGGTGCAGACTGGGAAG GCTACCCAGAGGAGACCTTCCCCGACTATGACGATCACTGTAATAGGAGTAGATTTGAGACTATTAGGCTGGAGAGACCCCCAAACCAGCCCACTGCCGAGGCCCTGGCAGAGAGTATGgtgcaagaggaggaagaggtcaTGGCAAGGAAACTCTCCATAgtgcaagaggaagatgaagatgaagaaggcaGGGAGGAAGaatgtgaagaggaggaggaggaggaggaggaggaggaggaagaggaagaagtggaggcAGTAGAGGAAGACACAGTGCcggaagaggaagatgatgaggatgaggaggttgAGGCGGAGAAAAGGCTCTTGCTCATTCCCCCTTCATTCCAGCCTGCTGTTGAAAGAAAGCCGGAGAGAGTTGGCTTGGAGGTGATGAAAGAGCTGCAGTGTCACAACGGAGGGAAGAAGCAAATAACCTTCAGTGACCACAAAGATGTCTTCCACTACCCCAAAGAGGACACttatgaggatgaggatgaggatgaggatgaggatgaggatgaggatgaggaggaagaggaggaggaggaggagagggaagatgaggtggaggaagaggatgaggggacagaggtggaggaggaggaagtggatgaAGAGGATCCGGTGATGGAGGCAGAGAGTCTGCAGTTCGGTTGTGCAGGAAAcgcagaggaagaagcagaggaggaggcagaggaggacgaagaagaGCACCTCTTAACGTCAGCGTCTGTGGAGGGCGAAGGTCGTATCCATGCAGAGACGCCTAAAGAAGTCAGTGTGAGTGGGCTGAGGATGCGCAACAGGAGAGAGACTTAA